The DNA sequence CGTCGATTTAAGAGCAGCCCACGAAAAATCTCTTTACATGGGATTAAATGTATTTAATGGTGGAGTGGCCGATATGTATCACGAGGGTGTCGTTGAACCGCAAAGAGTCAAAAAACAGGCAATTCAATCTGCAGCAGAAGCTACAGAGATGCTCCTTCGTATCGATGATATGATCGCTTCAAAAGGTATAAGCGGCGGTGATATGGAAGGAATGGAAGGCATGCCTGGTGGAATGCCTCCAATGATGTAATTAGGGCTTAAGGCCTTAAATTCTTTTATTTTTTAATATAATTAAATTTTATTTTTAAAATACTTAAATATTAGTTGGATTGAAATTTTGATATATTAACAAAAGGGATTTTATTTTAATTGAGCTGTAATCCATAGGTATATGTAATTCAAAATATAATCTAAAATATAAAATCAGGACATGATTGAATGATAGAATATGTTTTTGGTCTGGCTGTGAGGGTTCTTTTAACTGATGATCAAGGTAAAATCCTTATTATTAAGAGATCTTCTGATTCTCGAACTAACCCTGGAAAATGGGAGCTTCCTGGAGGAAAAGTAGATCAGGGAGAATCATTTGATCAGGCGCTTATAAGAGAAGTATATGAGGAAACAAAGTTAAAAATAGCATTAGATCATGTTGTTGGAGTATCTGAA is a window from the Methanobacterium sp. genome containing:
- a CDS encoding TCP-1/cpn60 chaperonin family protein encodes the protein VDLRAAHEKSLYMGLNVFNGGVADMYHEGVVEPQRVKKQAIQSAAEATEMLLRIDDMIASKGISGGDMEGMEGMPGGMPPMM